CATTTACTCCCCAGAACGTCCCAGAAAAAAGGGAATGACAAGCATCCCCACTTTagaggagaggaagtggaggCTCAGGGGGCtccagtgacttgcccagggtcacgcAGATACTAGAGGTGACACCAGCATGCCCACTCGGGCAGTCCGGCTGCAGGGCCCCTGGGAACCAGCGAACCTGTGCCTGGTGCTCTCGCCAAAGACGAGGGTCCAAGTGTGGCCCGCGGGAGCAGTCAGCACGTGGCCCGCCCCAGCTCCCCCCAGGCACAGAGCGGCCACCTCTTACCTGCCCCTGCACGATGGCCTTCAGCAGAGCCAGCACGGCGTGCCGGGCCTCTGGCGGCCGCTCTGGCTGCAGCAAGTCCGAGACGGCCTTCCAGAGTGCTTCCACCGCATGCTGCCCGGCAAAGAAGGGACAGGGATTGGTGTGCTGGCCCCTCAACTTGAGGGACAGTTCCATGGGCAAAGGACAGAGCAGAACAACATGGTCTTTTGACTTAGAACTCACTCTTCTAAAGCCCTCATGTACCTGTCACAGCCCACAGCGACCACGAGCCTGACAAGGGGAACAGCTCCAAGCTACTTCGAACCCTCACAGGTCCCTTTAACCCTCACCAGGCCATAgtctgaggggagggaggaaagcaggAAGGCCAGGGAGGCCGTCCTGGCTGCCTCCAGAGATCAGCAGCGAGTCTCTGAGAGCTTGCTCAGGCTCCATCGGAAAAGCCACTGGAAGAGTCTCAGAACCAGAAGTACCACAGCGGTCCCCGGGCCTGCAGCCTGACCCAGGAATCCCATGCTCTGGATCTCCCCTGTGTAAACAAACCAGCTTCGGGCCACTCAGtaccccaccccaaccccgaCTCTGCTGCCTGGCTTGGCTTGCTAAGAACTCTGTCCAGGCTTCTGGAATCTGCCTCCTAAGTCCACCTAGCCCACAAGGGAGCTGCTGGGTGCTTTCCCCTCAGCTCCCAGAATCAGTCTCTCTTGTGTCAGCTTCCCTTTCCCACGTTAACCATCCCTGACTCCCTCCAGCCAGAGTTTCCAGACCACTTACCCTTTCCCGGGCTCACTCCTCTTAAGAGGGGAACTAAAATGTCTTTTCAATGTTGTCTGACCAACATTATTCGGGCATACACTGGAATACACTGGAAGTTTTACTTCCTTTGTCCCATTCACAATACTCCTATTGATGCACCCTAAGCCACAAGAGCACACAGACACTGAGCCCATGGACTACTCCAGCCTCTTAGGCCTATCTGTCTATTCACTTGACGGCAGCTCTGACACGGCTCCCCTTTCCGTACTTATTGTACAGAAACAACTTTAAGAACATAGATGCCTATCCTCACATTTATCCCTGGTCATGTGCAGCCTGCACGTTTCAGATGACCTGCAGAGGACATAGTGATTCCTCCCCACTGAGCAAATCTGAACCCGCCAGGTATGAGACCCATGTCTCCTCCTGTGTCACTCACACAAAAGTGGGTTGAGGCAAGAGCAGAGCCCTTGAGGAACTCTAACGGCAGGAAGCTTCCCACTCTGTCCACAGGACATCAGGAGAGAGCCTGGAAGTATCTGCCCAAAATAAATACTCCTACATCTGTGAGGCTGCTTAATACCACCCAAACATCTCTCCCAGAAAGACAGAGACTGGTGTGCCTGGGCTTGTTCTCTGTGAAACCACATGCTCTCCTGACGTTCCCCTATTTTTCCTTCCTGCGAATCTGTAATGTGAGAGGACAAGTGAGCGTGCGTTTCTGTAAGCACCACAAAACCGCTTCTGGATCTGCTAAAAGAGCCTAATCCTCTTGCTCCCCACCTCCACATGTGACTGGCCTCTCAGGGTTATGCTCAGGACATTTCCAGAAGCTTCCTCATCGCTAAGATGAAGACTAAATTTCCCTCAAATGGTGCATATCAGTTCATTAGTGAAGTCAGCTGTCAACCCTGCTCCTAAAAAGAGCCAAATCAGGCTTTAATGCAGCTCACATGAATCTCTCCAGGCACCCAACCAAGACACACCTACCTCTTCAAATTTCTTCGTTTTGGCAACCTCACAGATCTGCCCTATCACCCGGATGCGATTGTTGAGGCCACATTCAACACTCAGCTCCTGGAGAGATGAAAGAAGGCCAGTGCTCAGACACCAGGTCTCCTTACCTGCCAATCAAGAGCACTCTAGGAACTGCCCTGCCTTTCCCATGCTGGAGACCCACAGCAGAATCTTCTGAACCAAGAATCACCAGAGTTGACTAGTCCACCTTAGGGGAGTAAGaacagacaattttttttttcttccatagctgcactttattaaaataaaattcacatatgATAAAATTCACCACTGTAATGACTTTAAACTGTATAATCCAGTTTTTACCATATTCACAGTGCTTGCAACCAGgtccactaattccagaacactttcatcacctcaaaaagaagcttcactccccattccctcctccccccaagcCCTGGCAAAGGctaatctactttgtctctatggatttgcttattctgggcatttcatatatatggaatcatacattatgtgggcttttgtgattggtttctttcacttagtataatgttttcaaggttcatccatgctgttgcatgtTATCAGTGCTTCACTCCTCTTTTTGTTAAATACTACTCCATCGTATGAAGGCATCACATTTTGTTTAAACCTTCACCAATTGATGAGCATTTTGGTTGTTTCTGAACGGGAAACTTTACAAGTGCAAACATTCAACATTATTTATGGGTAAAGCACTGAGTAGGCACGTCTGTGAGAttccaacacagacaaaaaagtGAAGCCTTACTTCTCCCAGAAACTCACACATTACCAGTTACCCCTGGCCATAACCCTAATCACCTGTGGAGACCATGGCCTTTAGGTCATCTAGTAAAACAAGTTTTCTTGCATCAACATCTGAATACTAACTCAAGTGTGCTGGACCAAGTCGCCAAGATCCTGACTTCCTGAATTTCCAGAGAAAAGACACATATGTCACCATGGTACTGGGAACAGCAGCCCCACAGACGGTCACCAGCAGCCCATCTCCCACAGAACCTGGTGACAGACCAAACTCAGCCTTCCCTGCACCTCCCACTAAGCTAGCAGAGAAGACCCAGGCAGCTCACTCACTCTCAGGATTTCCGCCGTGATGATAAACTCCGTCTGTTTGCCCTCTGCAGACCTGGGATTTGGCCTTGGAGTTCCCAGTCCCAATAGAATCTTGAACTTCTCCTTCAAGCCTGAATCTTTGCTTGCTGGCTTGGCCATGCTGGGCAGGGACGCATCAGAGGACTCCTCTGTGCCGACAATCAGGCAGAGATCTCAGGGACGGCTCCACCCACCTGCCCCGCCGCGGACCGCCCGCGAACCCTAGGTCTCCGGTGGGCACGACCTTTCTTCCCTCCCACAGCCCCCGAGAAAACTCCACCACAGGCTGGCGCGGTTCCGGCCAGAAATAAACCTGGAAAACGCCAGGCCGTCCGCCCGCCTCAGTGCATGGAGTGAGGGAGGGGAACTGGGGCCAGGGGGCGGCCGCCGCGGGGTCCAGGGAGCCCTGACGTTTGCCATCTCTCTTCTCCCCGTGTGGAGGAGGACTGTTGGGGGACGCCGGGAGCAGGGACCCCCTCGCACCCGCCATGACTTAAAACCAAGGAATGCTTGGAGCTCCAGAATCAGGCTGCGGTGGGCGCGCCCGAGAGCCGGGCCTGACACTGCGGGGTCCGCCCCCACGGCCTCAGTGCCGAGCAGGCCTGGAGAGGCAGCCTCCTCCGCTGCCCCGTCGGAGTCGGCGGTCAGGACACCTCGAGCCACTCACCACTCCCCGCGCCCGCAGCGAGCGGGACAGTCCCAGCGCCGAGAACCGAGCACACCCCCGGCCACAAGCCGCCGCCGGAAGCGCGACCTGCACTTCCGGCAGCGGGAGGGCGCCGAGGGCCGCCCTCTGGAGGAAAGGCTGGGCGAGTGCTAGTCACGTGACGGGGTCCCAGGGGCCGCCGGGACGTGTAGTCCGCAGGAATCCGGCATGAATGCGGTGGGCGTGAGGATGGTGACCCGCAGCCGGAGCCGGGGACCCGGGGCCGGTCAGCAAGGAAGTAGGGAGAAGCCCGCGCCGCTCCGGAGAGAAGAGGCGGCTGCAGGTAGCGCCGCGCCCGCGCGGGGTCACAGGAAGAGAGGCGGGGTGGGGGCCTGAGTTCCCGCCCTAAGCTCTTTCCCAGGAGACAGGGGCTGGGTTCAGGCGTTCCCACCTCCCCCACCTTCGTCCTGTTGAAGAAAGTTCTCCCGGTCCCACTAGCATGCCCTAGGGTACTCCACTTGTGCCAGGCTGATTGCGAGGCAAACCGGCCCTGTCCTCATAGTTGCTTCCAGCTCAGAGGCCCGGTGCCAAGGACTGTCCCAGCCAGAAGTTTTCTCCCCCTGCTAGAGGGTGCCTCTGAGAGAAAGTGGGAAACGGCGTGGCTTTCCTTACGTTTACGTCATTATTAAGGACCTAATTTGAGATTCAGCGGTGGGCGAGAACGACAGGGCCCCCTGCCACTTGTCCTGCCTGGACGTCTGCAGGATTGTCCAGAGGAGGATTCTTACGGACACCCAAAGACCCCAGGGGTAGTCCAGACAAAATGACACACTGGGCAGAAGCATGGCTGGGGGGGACAGGCACGCGATAATGCCAGCCAGGTAGGCAGGAGCTCTGATGCCAGGACAGAGTTTGGAGTTTTAAACAGAAAGTGACACAActcaattcagatttttttttttagcagatattaatttttaatttttatttatttatttatttatattcgactgtgttgtgtcttcgtttctgtgcaagggctttctccagttgcggcaagtgggggccccttttcatcgcggtgcgcgggcctctcactattgtggccactcttgttgcatagcacaggctccagacacgcaggctcagtagttgtggctcacgggcccagttgctccgtggcatgtgggatcttcccagaccagggctcgaacccatgtcccctgcattggcaggcagattctcaaccactgcgccaccagggaagcccctcaattcagattttagaaagttctttctgACAGTGTCGAGACTAGATTGGGGGCACCATGGTGGAGGCTGTTACTTAGCGTCGTCATGTGCTAAAGTGGATTTGGTCAGAGGGCCAACAGCATGAGGAAGGCTGACCTGGCCCGGAGCACATGCTGCAGAGGCCAGAGCACCCGCAGTTGTAGTAGGTGATGGGtggttgttgaataaatgatgtaGGATGAGATAGCAGGTAGGGCAGCACCCACACCTTTTCCTTACCTGTAGCCCTCACTGAAGGGACCAAGTGGTACTTTTTGCAGAAGGTAGGAAAAGCTACAGCCCTGTGAAGCGTCAGCGGAAGGCTCAAAGACTGAATGTGGCCTACGAGgcctcagaaggtgagaaaggagaGGGGGTCGAGCATCTCCAGTCACCAGCCTGGGAGCCTCAGGACTGGCGGCAGCAGCTGGAGAACATCCGGACCATGAGGAGTGGAAAGGACGCGCCTGTGGACCAGCTGGGGGTTGAACACTGCTATGACCTCAGCGCACCCCCGAAGGTAGGCGGGCACCCATCTGCTGGTGACCCCCTTCTGAACAAGACACTTGCTTCCTCTCAGGCCTTTAGCAGGGGACAGCTGGCACATCATGGGTGTTCAGTAACTTttgctgagagagagagggagttccTTACACTTCACTGGCCCAGAGCCTGGTCCTAAGACTAACTTGattccaatcccagctctgctacccGGTGACGGGCCtcagtttgcttgtctgtaaagtgggcAGTAGCATCCTTTGCAAAGCAATAACGATAACAAGAGCAACCAAGGGCTGTTGAGCACTGACGTCATGCCGGGTTAAATTCTGAATGCAGTAATAATTCTTTAAGCCTCACAGTGATCTTGCAAAGCAGGTGCTGCTATTTTCCACATAAGTGGaaaatacaccacacacacacccttggcCTGGGCGGATAGGAGGCAGATATCCCATGCACTGCCTGGGGTGACACGTGCAGATGAGTAAAGGGCTTGGCTGGGCTGAGCACCCAggacccacccccaccctggtGCCTGTCACTGTGCAAGCAGGTGCGGAGGTACCAGGTGTTGCTGTCACTGATGCTCTCCAGCCAGACCAAGGACCAGGTGACAGCAGGCGCCATGCAACGGCTGCGGGCCCGGGGCCTGACGGTGGACAGCATCCTGCAGATGGATGACAGCACACTGGGCACGCTCATCTATCCTGTGGGCTTCTGGAGGGTGAGCCCAGCCCGTGCAAGTGGGGCTGCGGGTGCCACTGGCCTGCGAAAGATGTCAGACTGAGTGGGCTGTGGGGTGTGGGAGGCCGGGGCGGGCATCCCTGGCCGTGGGGGCCTGGCTATGAGTTCCCACTGGAGCACCGCCCTGCCCCTGCCGCTCTGACCAGCCCACAGGGGGCCTGGCCATGGGGCCTCAAGTCCAGGCACTGGAGCTCCTTGGCCTTTCCTGTTTGCAGcccaccccttccttcctccacctcccTTCCCAGACGCCTGGCCCTTCTCTTCCTCACTAAGGCTGCCCACCCATCTATCCCTTTGTTTACTCCAAGCCTCCCTGGAGTGCACAACCCCTCTAGGGCCCCAACAGGCCACAGAGTACAGGGTGGTGGGTGGGCGGGTCTGTTGAAGGCAGCCGGGTGGGTGGGGCTACTTCCCCTTGGCACTGGCGTGGGCTACAGTTCATCAGATGGGTTTTAAATAGCCCTGTCCACTCAGGCACAGGATGGGAACCGCCCGGCTGGCCTGGCGGCTGGTGGGGGAGCCCCAGGCTCCAGCCTTCCTTCCTGAAGGCCCAGGTGCTGTTGAGCCCAGCTTCTGGCTTAGCTGGTCCTGCTTAGCCTGCCTGGTCTCTAGTAGGGAATGATGGGGCAGGGAGACTCAAGCCTGACCCCACGCACTTGTCATTGGCCCCAGGCAAGTGGGAGGCAGGGTCTAGGCCTGCATTGGGCCTTCCTTGGGCTCTCCTGCCCTTGGCTTGTTCCCACCTCCTGGGGGGACAGAGGCAAGCAGGTGCCTCTGAGTGTGTCCTGGACAGCTGGCGGGTAGCTCTGGGCACCTGTGGGTTTCCTCTGGGCCTCGTCTTCCCAGGTCGGGCTATACTCCTGACCTCCAGCGCTGACCCCCGCAATCTTTCAGAACAAGGTGAAGTACATCAAGCAGACCAGTGCTATCCTGCAGCAGCGCTATGATGGGGACATCCCAGCCTCCTTGGCAGAGCTGGTGGCACTGCCAGGCGTCGGGCCCAAGATGGCACATTTGGCCATGGCAGTGGCCTGGGGCACTGTGTCAGGCATTGGTGAGTGGCATGCGCCCACAAGGCAGGAGTGGCCGGCTCCAGGCTTGCTGGCTGCCATTGAGGTTCCCCCATCCTTGTGACCAGTGACCCCAGCTCAGGTCTCCTCATTCACAACTCAGCCCGAAGGGTCAGAAAGGTGTTCCCAGCTCAGAGCTAGGCCCACCCCACCCAGAGATGGGTACTAGCAGGAGGAGTTCCTGTTTGCTGAGGAGCTCCTGTAGCATGCTGGCCTCTGGGAGAGGCCCTAGATGGACTCGGGTCTATGCTGCATGAGGGAGAGAGACACTGGGGTAGAAACACTGATGGGGGCATGCAGGGCACCTTTGGAGTTGGCCTGGTCTGGGGCATTTCGGAGGACTTCCTGAGGAGGTGATAATTCAGCCAAGAGCTGAAGGGTGAGGTGGGCTGGCCAGGCCAAGAGGAGGAAGTGCATTTCGGGCAGAAGGAACAGTATCTGCAAAGCCGTGAGCTGGGGAAGAGGGCCAGAGCACAAGGCTCTGGAATGAGCGTGGGCAGAGGGGGCAGGGGCAGTGCAGACATGGGGACCCGGGGTGAGGAGGAAGCGGCTGGGGGGGCCCTTCCTGGAATCCCTATCCTGGGTCCTTGTATGGCATTCTGGCATTGGAGGAGCTCCGAGTGGAGACAGACCCCTGGGTTGGGGTGGGACTGCTTCCTCAGATCTTTGCccagcgagtgggggcttctgAGGCTGCACAGCGCAGGCCCAGCCAGCCCGGAAACCAGGGCTGGACCCATGACCTGCTTGTGTGTTCCCACCGTGGTGCTTCTCAGGGACTCATGCAGAGGAGCCAGGAGAGGTGGTGGGGATCCCCCCAGGGCTTCCGAGGCTTGTGAAGCCTGCCCCCTGGGGTAGGGACCCCTTCCCTGCAGTGCCCGCCAGAGGAGGAGGGCTCTGGCTACCTGATGAGGTTGGAGCCCAGAAGCCCTGAAAAGCGGGAGCCAGGCCAGGCGGGGCCCAGGCAGAGCCTCCCTCACTGGGCTCCTGCGGCTGCCGGCCTCTCAGCAGATACTTGAGCTTATCTGGGCGGCTGTCCTCGGCTGCCCGTGTCTAGGAGTGGTCTGGCAGGTCTGTGGGGGAAGGGCCCCTGCCTGCAGCTGGTTGCAGCAGTCAGGAGTGTGGGAATGCTGCCCTATCTGGTTGTCTGTGGGCCAGGCCACCTGCAGGGAGATCCTAGGGAGGGTGGGCCCCACTTCCCAGGGGGTTTCCTGAGAGAAGAAGCCCCCTCGAGTAGAGAGCCAGAGCCATGGGATACAGCAGccgatcccagctctgccctcccagctgggtgaccctgggcaaggcaCTTGGCTTCTCTGAGCTGGGCCACAAAGCAGGGGAAGTAGTTGCTCCCATTAGAGGCACAGGTGTGCAGAGCCCTGCTGGACAGGCCCACAAGTGTGGTGTGGCCCTGGGCTGGGCTTCTGGGTAGCTTAAGGGCATGGTCACCTACGtgttacagagaaagaaacaggctTGGTGGTGACCCAGGGGTGTGGCTTCTCCATCTGCATACTCTCCCTGTGCCCCTGTTATCGCTGTTTGGGGCAGGCCCGAGCCTTTTTCCAGGCAGCCAGCAGCAGGGGAAGTGGGCCAGTGCAGGAACTCGCTTTCTCTTCGGCAGACACATaggaggaggaggcaggggcTGCATCTGGCTAGGGGAGGGGGCCTTGGTGAGCAGGTGCCCAGGCCAAGCCCCAGGGTGGCCGGCCACGGGGAGCCGGGACTGCGGCCGGGTGCACAACAGCTGCAGCTGGCCTGGCCGCGCTCCCCTCTCcgtccctgatggtgcagtggcaGGTGCTGGCTCTGCAGGCAGTGACTTCATGCCGGCCCACTAGGTCAAGCTGCTGCCACCCAGCCTAGCACCCATGGCCGGTGCCTGGGCCAGGAGGCACTGCTGCCTGCACCCCAGGAAAAAGGCCCAAGTCCTCTGGATCTGACTCCAGCCCCTGCCTAGCAGCAGGGATGGCCCATGTGACTCTCTCTCAGGCCTGCGCAGTTCTGGGTCCTCCTCAGAAGCCAGCGGGGGTTGGGGAGGTGTGTAGGGGGATTCAGGCTTCAGACTCAGCCCCCCACCAACCCGCACTGGGAGCCGTGGCAGGGATGGGGCAGTCTGGCCCGGTGAGCCTGCCCCGTGTTCACCCTGCCCCGTCTCCAAGCAGCAGTggacacacacgtgcacagaaTCGTAAACCGACTCAGATGGACCAGGAAGGCAACCAAGTCCCCGGAGGAGACCCGCAGGGCACTGGAAGAGTGGCTGCCCAGGTGTGCAGggttggggtggggcagggcgggctcccctccctcccaccctccctccacacTGATGGCTCCCACCCCCACAGGGAGCTGTGGAGCGAGATCAATGGACTGCTGGTGGGCTTTGGCCAGCAGACTTGCCTGCCCCTCCACCCGCGCTGCCAGGCCTGCCTCAACCGGGCCCTGTGCCCAGCTGCACACGGACTCTGAGGGCCTGGGGCCTCTGCCCGGCACCACTCTGGCCTCTTTGTGCCTTTGCTGGAGAGCCATAGCCTGTTTATAATAAAGTTTGGGGGCTGTTTGTAGTTAGGGTCTGGCTGATTTCTACCCCGGTGGGTGGGAGGCGGCATGCTGGAAAGCACATGCATGAGCTGTGTTTGCATCCGTGCTCACGTGTGTCTGGAACAGGGCTGCCTGGGAGGCCAGGATGGGGACGTGACCATCTGGACTGagtgctggggggcaggggtggcggGGGGGTTGTAGGAGCCAGTTGCAGCCAGCTGTCTGGAAGCCCGCTGGGGACGTTGGAAGCCCAGGCTGCCTCCCGCAGCAGCTGGCTGGGGACCTGGAAACATACGCCCCTTCCTGAACTTGTGCACCCTGAGAGCCCCAGCCTCTgccatgagggccccaccctcagtgTTTACAGAGCCACCTGGTCTCAGAGGGACACCAGCAGGCCCAGGGAGGGCAACACAGGGCACAGGGCCTGACCTGCGTGTACCTGCTGGGGGGCCAGGGgcccagaaggcttcacagggaGGTGCTGGTGAGAGGGCAGGGTTCCGAAGCACAGGGGTCCCAAGTGCGCTGGAGAGATAAGCAAGAGGGAGCAGGAGCTGAGAGGGGCTAGCGGAtggatttggggaggggaggCTTAGGAATGGGACTGTTTCCAGCAGCTGAGACTTGGGGAGCTGCAGGCTGCCACCTCCCTGCCCAGACCATGATCCCTCCAACCCCCAAAATGAAGGCTCAGGAAGGACAGAGACAGCCAGGGTccaaggaagccctgtttattCTGAAGGCGCGCGTGTGCTATGGCTTATGGGGCAGACAGCGATGTCGGTCGGTCAGGTTCTGGGCAGGGGAAAGGCAGAGTCGGTGGGGTTTCCTCTGGGGGAGGCTCCTAGCAAGGGCCAAGCCCGGAGCCTGGGGTCCTTCCTGGGGACAGGCTCTCACACAGTCACACCCCAAAGGTCTGGGGGCTGCCGTGCAGGGACAAGGTGCCTGTCCAGAGTCTGCCCTCCTCAGGGGCACAGGGCCTCCATCCTCAGGCCCCTCAAAGAGCCCAGGCCCTGTACCCCAGACCCACCCCCCCAGGGAGGGCAGGGACAGGGCAGAGGGGCAGCTCTCACAGCCACATCTGGCATCCCCAGCACCCCCCAAAGCCTGAATGAACACGGCCTGCAAGCGCCCCAACTCTGTCCCTGGACGTCCCTGGCACTCCTGCTTGGGATGGCTGCtgctgagggggtggggagaaaatgGTTTGCAGAGAAAGGTTTGTTTTATTGCAATTATTTAGAGAGCACGTCctgaggggggtgggggcagggctctGGTATTAAGTGGAAACATGTGTGGAGCTAGAgctctttctggaaaaaaagcaaaaacacaaatTCCTTTAAGTCAGCAGGCCCAGGCAGAGCAGCAAGGGCCGGGCCCCGCGGGTTACCActgcctctccccctctccccctctcccccctctccctcctctccctctccccacatccCATCACTGTCTCTCTGGGTATCTCACATCTCAGGGGCTCTCTCTCCCCATCTTGCTGCCACACTCCCCTAGCACCCAGTGGGTGGGGGGCAGGACGGGGTCTCACTGGGGCACAGGTTGGTTCTTGGGTGGTGGTGGGACCACCACGGCTTGGGGGGTAAGGATGTCCCCTCCAGTCCACTGAGGGGAGCTCTGGGCGGGCCCGAGGGGCAAGGCCCAAGGTCCATGCAGGAGGAGCCCGGCAGGAAACAGGCAGGGAGGGCTCAGAAGTTGCTGAAGATCTCTCGCTTCCGGTTCCAGTCCATCTGTGGTGCCCGCTTGTTGACCCTGGTGGCTCTCACCTTCTCCTTGGCCTCGGCTGCAGTGGGGCTCAGGTGGAGGCCGCTCTCCTGAAAAGGGTCGCGCTTCCAGGTGCTGCCATCCTAGGGGCAGATATGGTGGGTGGGTGGCCAGAGTGAGCCCTGGACCCAGGCCCCCAGACAGGTGGCCTTTCCCAGGGAGTTCACACCAGAGGCCAGCTGGTGGCAGGCCCAGGAGGGCTTCCTAGAGGCGGTGGCCTCACAGCTCAGGCTGACAGCTCCACAGATGCCCGCCCCCAAGGCCTCAGGCCCCCCAGTGTGTGAACAGCAGTAGAGGTGGATAGGCACCCGCTACCTCAGTGTCCTTGTCTAAGCCAGGCAGGTCACTTCGGGATGAGCACACGGAGCCACCATTGAGCTGGGAAACCAAGGGTAAGGCTTGGCTTTAGGGACCCCACCCAGGAGCCGCTGTGCACACACAGGCTTACACGCACACGTGCAGACACGCGTGCACACGCCAGAGCTGCCTTTATTCCTCTATTTGGCAGTGGCCACTGAGCCTCTACTACACCCTGGAGGTGCCCGAGTGCCCTATGGCGCTGGGGTGTGGCTGACCCAAGACGGATCCAAGGGGCATCATGGCTGGGAGTGACAGGGCCAAGCTCGATCTCACAACCATGCTAGACAAGGACAGAAATGTCGGAGGGGCTCTGTCAGGTCTGGGGACCCCCAAAGGTGCCCCTGTGGTCTCCTGGGCTCACCCTGTCCACTCCCACCCTCTCACCTGGGCCGAGCTGGTCCCGTTGGTGACTGGTGATGGCAATGGACCTGTGGGGACAGTGTGTCACTGGCCACTCAGCCCCCAATGCTTTACCCCAGCACTGGGCCCCAGGGCAGCCGCCCACCTTCCACATGCTCCTCGGTGGGTGTGACCCGCAGCCGCTTGAAGTGCTCATCTGTTTCGGGGTCCACCACAAGCAGCCGGGCCTCGTCCTCCCGTGCCTTGATGCTGGCAACCACCTCCACGTGGCGCAGCCCCTCCACATTCTGCCCGTTCACCTGCCGCCGCCAGCATG
This portion of the Pseudorca crassidens isolate mPseCra1 chromosome 15, mPseCra1.hap1, whole genome shotgun sequence genome encodes:
- the NTHL1 gene encoding endonuclease III-like protein 1 isoform X2 — its product is MNAVGVRMVTRSRSRGPGAGQQGSREKPAPLRREEAAAGRKSYSPVKRQRKAQRLNVAYEASEGEKGEGVEHLQSPAWEPQDWRQQLENIRTMRSGKDAPVDQLGVEHCYDLSAPPKVRRYQVLLSLMLSSQTKDQVTAGAMQRLRARGLTVDSILQMDDSTLGTLIYPVGFWRNKVKYIKQTSAILQQRYDGDIPASLAELVALPGVGPKMAHLAMAVAWGTVSGIAVDTHVHRIVNRLRWTRKATKSPEETRRALEEWLPRELWSEINGLLVGFGQQTCLPLHPRCQACLNRALCPAAHGL
- the NTHL1 gene encoding endonuclease III-like protein 1 isoform X1 gives rise to the protein MNAVGVRMVTRSRSRGPGAGQQGSREKPAPLRREEAAAEGRKSYSPVKRQRKAQRLNVAYEASEGEKGEGVEHLQSPAWEPQDWRQQLENIRTMRSGKDAPVDQLGVEHCYDLSAPPKVRRYQVLLSLMLSSQTKDQVTAGAMQRLRARGLTVDSILQMDDSTLGTLIYPVGFWRNKVKYIKQTSAILQQRYDGDIPASLAELVALPGVGPKMAHLAMAVAWGTVSGIAVDTHVHRIVNRLRWTRKATKSPEETRRALEEWLPRELWSEINGLLVGFGQQTCLPLHPRCQACLNRALCPAAHGL
- the NTHL1 gene encoding endonuclease III-like protein 1 isoform X3 — protein: MRSGKDAPVDQLGVEHCYDLSAPPKVRRYQVLLSLMLSSQTKDQVTAGAMQRLRARGLTVDSILQMDDSTLGTLIYPVGFWRNKVKYIKQTSAILQQRYDGDIPASLAELVALPGVGPKMAHLAMAVAWGTVSGIAVDTHVHRIVNRLRWTRKATKSPEETRRALEEWLPRELWSEINGLLVGFGQQTCLPLHPRCQACLNRALCPAAHGL
- the NHERF2 gene encoding Na(+)/H(+) exchange regulatory cofactor NHE-RF2 isoform X3, encoding MARSGSATPPSPAPGALPRSPSRRLVQDVNGPLRELRPRLCHLQKGPQGYGFNLHSDKSRPGQYIRSVDPGSPAAHSGLRAQDRLIEVNGQNVEGLRHVEVVASIKAREDEARLLVVDPETDEHFKRLRVTPTEEHVEGPLPSPVTNGTSSAQLNGGSVCSSRSDLPGLDKDTEDGSTWKRDPFQESGLHLSPTAAEAKEKVRATRVNKRAPQMDWNRKREIFSNF